In Panthera tigris isolate Pti1 chromosome B1, P.tigris_Pti1_mat1.1, whole genome shotgun sequence, the sequence gtggaTGGCAGGAAGAGACAAAGGCCTGTAAGCAGGTTGTTGTGTCAGAATATGTAAAAATGCGCCAGTTTTTGAAGGAGGAGGAACAACTACAGCTCCAGTTactggaaaaggaggaaagggagaacatGAAGAAGTTGAGGGACAATGAGATCAAGCTGACCCAGCAAATAAGAAGCCTAAGCAAGATGATTGAGCAGATAGAGTCCACCTGTCAGCGCTCCACTTTAGAATCTTTTGAGGTAAGACTACTGGGAAAATCAATgccacaataacaacaacaacaacaacaacatgtcGTAGCCCATAATATTTTAAGCCATgcaaaaataagtgtttatttaccCAAAAAACTAAGTTCCAGCCCCAACATAGTTTTCCTAAAGAATTAATgttcgaggggtgcctgggtggcttagtccgttgagtatctgactttggctcaagtcatgatctcatggttcatgggttggagccccacgttgggctctgtgttgacagcttggggcctggagactgcttctgattctgtctctccctctctctctgcccctcccctgcttgtgctctctctttgtctctcaaaaacaaataaacatttaaaaaaaagaattaatgttcCATAGTATAAAGACAGtcctgaagaggcagagaaaaacaaaacccagtagaacagctATCCAAACCAAGCCTGAGGATGACTCCATTTTCTGCTGTGCCTGCCTGTCTGCAACTTCAGCTTCGTTATTTTGTTtaatgagcatttactatgtgctgcTGGCACACTACATTTCATCTTCACAGAGACCTGATGAAGTTAAATACTGTTTTATGTACTCTTGGTGATTGTAATCTACCCTGTGGGTTTACAGTAGCTCTTACTTAATAATTCAGGCCTCTGGCAGTTAGGTAATTTGCCTATCAAACAGCTAATATGTAGTCGAAATGCAGTATTCTGTACTGAGCCCATATTGTTCACTGCCTTTGCTCTGTTGCCTCCCGGAGCTACTACTGCATTCTCTGGGGCCTTTGTAAAGGCGGGCTGTGTGAGCCAGCTGCTGCTTCACCTCTGCCTCCCGGATGCCCCCACAGAATGCTATTTAACTTAGTGATTTTCCAGCAAAGCACGCACTCCAACTGCGCACAGGCTTACTCCAGCTCTCCCACTTCCCTTTTGCTGATCTTTGACTCCCTGAGGCATCGGATAACAAGATCGATGGTTTGGCTCTTTTGTCAGCATCATGTTCTCTTGACCAAGTGTTGATATGAGGAACGGACAAGAGAGTCCCGCCATTAGGAGAACCCTCTCCTGTGCACAGGAACCCACCCTTGGAGGAAGTtggggattttttccccctaccccGTGCTCTCCCACGCAAGGTGTCCTACAGCCATGGAAAGTGGATTCTGTGAAGTTAGAAAGGACTAGATCCCAAATGGATTCTGTCTTTGTTAGAGATCAAAGGGCACAGATACTaaccctctttcttttctccccttaggATGTGAAAGGAACACTGGAAAGGTGGGTTTCCAGTCTGTGTTCAGTTATGTGAGACACAGGGGTGTGCTGCTGCTACGTTTgtcagggtggggaggagagtgtCCATGCTGTTGGGGAACATCAAGCTGGACCCTCAGCTTGCAACAGGTCCTGCGGGCTGCGCAGGGCAGACAGAGTGACTGTCTCTGCCCTCTTGTAGGAGTGAGCCACTCTTGCTCCAGTGTCCAGAGGCGGCCGCCACGGAACTGAGTCTGTGCCGCATCACTGGAATGAGGGAGATGCTAAAAAAATTCAGCAGTAAGTCAGCCTCGTTTGTCAAACCTCCAGGGATTTGCAGACTGAACTTCAGTGTGTATGAGGGTATACAAGATTGAGCTTTTTGGCAGCGTCCTCTGACAGAATACTCACCATCTGGGTGCCAGGCTTCTAGTGAAGGCGCCGTGAGTCTGTGCGAACCCTCAGGGTGGGCTGAGGCCACAGACCGTCTGGGTTCTGGAGCCGACAGAAGCACACTTGATTGAGGGTTCGCTTACCTGTGTTTTCTAAGGATTCCTGGcacttcctttgtttgtttttactgtcccattttgtccatttcatcgccttgcgtgcgcgcgcacacacacacacacacacacacacacacacacgcacctccTCAGGGGTTTCTGCATTTCTACCTCTGTTCTTGTGAGGGTAAAAACTACTTAAATTCTTAATCTCAATGAGGCAACATTCAAGCTATCCTTTTAGAATGCTCTAGATATTTAGGCTAGCTATCGTGAAGAGAATTCAgccttcatttttaacttttatcttgTTGACAATCTGACCTTCAGAGGAAGGTCTAACGGGCTTTGGATTCAGTAGATACTTGATAAGTGCCAACTATGTACCTGGTGCTATGCTATTAAACTCTCAGCTTTCTTATAGTGATAAATAAGACAGGCCTGCCTTTGCTTTTACAGAACTTTCAGTGGAACTGAGGAGACAGACATTAATCTCAAATAATTAGTGATGATTAGaattttatctataaataaaagtatgaaatTACATGGTAGGGGCACTTAATCTTGTCTGAGAGGCCATTGAAAGTTGGAAGCCTCTTCTGTGACCTCCTCTCAGAAGATGGGAAGGAGGGGTCTCTCACTGGTTCACAGTGTACTTATCAACTGGTCACAGGTGGTTTCACTAATCTCACAGGAGGCTGCATTTCAGCATGACATAATGAAAAATGCTGACTGGGAATTGCTATTCCAACACTCAGTAACTTTGTAATCTTGGACGAGTTTCCAAACCtctgtgaacctcagtttccacttTTGTAAAACTGGGAaaggacgcctgggtagctcagttggtcaagcgactgacttcggctcagttcatgatcttgcagtttgtgagttcgagccctgggtcaagccccgtgtcgggctctgtgctgacagctcagagcctggaacctgctttggattctgtgtctccctctctctctgctcctcctccgctcatactctgtctctctttctcaaaaataaacattaaataaataaataaatacaatggggGGGAAATGCCacgattaaatgagatattgtaCAGAAAATGGTTGGCACCTAAGGAGAAGTCCAGAAAGGATAGCTGCCTCTATTTCTCTCCCACCCAAACTGAAGAATCAGAAGGAGCCTTGGCTCAACTGAATACAAATGACAGAGTATGCCCCGTGTGGATAAATAGCTCTGAGTTTTAAAGCTATGCTGTAAACAGAAACCtgctattctattccattccattataTCAgcgattcctctctctctcctctcaggcAGGCTAAATATCACTGTCCACAtgactctcttctgtttcttttcagagATTTGCTCTCAGTGTTTGTGAAACAGTGAGAGAAGGGCTCAGAGATTCTGTTCTCAGCGAAACAAAACTCCTCACCACACTCAcctaaatcatatttttaaaaataggactgGAAActaagaatttaattaaaattccacatatgtaaAAGGGTTTTCAAGAATGCGAGAGGggttcattcttttctcctcttgcaGCGGACATAACTCTGGATCCAGCCACAGCCAATGCCTATCTTGTCTTGTCTGAGGATCTGAAAAGCGTGAGACATGGAGGAATCCGACAGCACTTACCCGACACCCCAGAACGATTTGACCAGTCTGCAACTGTGCTGGGCGCTCAGATCTTCACCTGTGGGAGACACTactgggaggtggaggtgggcaaCAAGACCGAGTGGGAAGTGGGCATTTGCAAGGACTCCGTGAGCCGAAAGGGCAATCTCCCGAAGCCACCTGGGGACCTCTTCTCACTTATAGGCTTAAAAATTGGAGAAGATTATAGTCTTTGGGTCTCATCACCTTTAAAAGGTCAACACGTCCGAGAGCCTGTGCATAAGGTTGGCGTTTTCTTAGACTACGAGTCTGGACACATAGCGTTCTACAACGTGACAGATGAGTCCCTCATCTACAGCTTCCCTCCAGCCTCTTTCCAAGAGGCTCTCAGGCCGATCTTCTCCCCTTGCCTCCCGAATGAAGGGACGAACACGGGCCCTCTTACCATCTGCTCACTGAACAGTTATGTCTGAGGGACATGCCCCCGAGCCTTCACCAAGGATGAGGTCTAAGACCAACAGATGATTATTAATTAAGATGATTTATGCATTGATACTATCAATATTGGGTGATCTTAAAGGAAAGCCCCTGAAAAGGCTTCCTGTTAACTTGAGCCACAATCAACGGCCAAGTTGGACAATCAACTTTCAACACCATAGAAGGCTGATCAAATCTTGTCTTTGACCAAATTCGTTATCTAGACTGTCCCGCATACATGCTGGTCACtgaaaatgtagagaaagaatTAGCCCCTATTATCCCTGATCCCATTGTCATAGGCCAGTTTTATAAATGTATGTCATGTTTttgagtgtatttatttatttgactctaAAGaactctattttttatatttttaatatttttaatgtttatttttgagagagagagagagaaagagcgaaagacagagcacgagtgggggaggggccgagagagagggagacacagaattggaagcaggctccaggctctgagctgtcagcacagagactgatggggggctcgaactcatagacagtgagatcatgacctgagccaaagttggacacttaactcactgagccacccaggcaccctaagaacTCTGCTGTTTGAATGTCTTTGTTCTATGTGCAGAGCTCTGCATGCTGGGACAAGACTGACTCCTCTGGGTGGGAGCAAGTGCATGGGTTCTCCTTTCCAGGGTTGGTGAGAGGGACTCATGACTCAGCCTCCCCTGAAAAgttgcttttctttccattccatgGGGCCTGGAGTATCTGTACTCGGGAAGGCTTATATGTTCAGAATACTGCAAATTTAGTTGTCAATATCATCATTATCCTTATTGTTTACCACAACCACAAGAGGCTGGAACCTTCTGTGAATATGTTTAAAGATCACAGAACAAAGTCTCTATTCAATAAATGTATCAATGCTATAGGTGCCaaatgactttactgaattttttataaggttattttatgtgtttttgctACTTGCTATAAGCAAAAGGCTTTAATCACTGGAAGATGAAATCAAGTTTACTTATTCCATCCCAACACGTGAGGATTTGGGAGAAAGTTCTGTGAACCGACCTTCTCTTGGCTGCCCATTCTTAGTGCTCTGTCCctgcaggttttttgtttgtttgaatccTTCCTTGCTTGCATTGCAGAATGGCACCAATCACAGAGGGtaccccttcctgcctcttcccactCACAGAAGTCACTGCCCATGTTTTCAATCGCAGACAAGAAAACTGATAGGATTTAACCCTTACACAACTGCATGATTATTAAGGAACATGTTTAACacagatttttgtctttaaattagaGACTCAGTTGGGCGAAAAATTGATAATTGAATCTGTTAATTAGCATAGACAACCAGAGGGAGGGAGCTAAGTAGGGAGAGAGGATAGGTAACTAGGTTTACTGTAAGGTTGGCATCCACCTTTCTCACTCATCTAGATCTGCCTTCTCTTTCAAACCTATGCATTTTTATCTTGTGCCCTCACAGGCATCGGAGCAGATCTGAACTAGACTTTGGGTCCCGAATCGTGCcctcttctgttctctgtgttCGCTCTTTGCATTTTCACCCTGACACCACATACACTTAGAGTCCAAGAACTCTAGTGATGGAGAACCAATCACACTCTCTTTGAACAATTTGTTCTGttccccattttttattttattaaattttgtttcttgatttatcaCCTCAAAAAGCTAAGGAACAAATTATGAATAGCAAACACCAAATATATTTGGTCTACAGCTTtctcaattacaaaaaaaaccccacattgattttttataaatgaatataaaggTCGTATATTTTAACTTAGTACGCATTACATTAAATTGTGGTGTAAGGTAATagctccttttctttccctttgtcccAAAGGGGCTGGTATTATCAAGGAAAACAGCCTACTTTTTCTCCTCTGGCAAAGTCATCCCATGTGGATCATTGTCTGCCCTGGGCCTGCCACTGATCACCTGTGTGGGGAAGATTGAATCTATACTATTCTTACTCTGCTGACTTTGCATAAACAACCATGAAAAAGTTGCAAAAGCATTTTCACCCAAGGCTTCTGGATATAAACTCCACACCAAACAGATGTGGtgatggggatgggagggagagtgggtggAATGAGCAACTGAGAGGTGCACTCCCTTGCTTGGCAAACTCATCCCCTTGTATGAGACCAGGGTCTGGTCTCTTCTGTGCCTCAGCCTTTGAACATCTGTcagacattttcttaaatgtgaGTGGTGTCCCACATGGGACCGATACTCAAGCTATCCTGTTGTCTCTTCTATtgactccttctctccttcccagaTCTCTTTCTTCTACCTTCTTGAGTGGAAAATTTCCCCAGGGGGCTAGCAAGTCACAAGTAGCCTCTTGTCGTGCACATTGCCAAAATGGAATCCAGAAACATGACCGTTTCCCTCTCTAGACATGAGGTAGAGGAG encodes:
- the TRIML1 gene encoding probable E3 ubiquitin-protein ligase TRIML1 isoform X2, with the translated sequence MSFFVKMSTADLMENLREELTCFICLDYFTSPVTTECGHSFCLVCLLRSWEEHSTPLSCPECWRALESPHFQPNERLGRLAGIGKQLRSQEKLQEILNLLRKKKKETQVVLSHEKERVTLCKEETKACKQVVVSEYVKMRQFLKEEEQLQLQLLEKEERENMKKLRDNEIKLTQQIRSLSKMIEQIESTCQRSTLESFEDVKGTLERSEPLLLQCPEAAATELSLCRITGMREMLKKFSTDITLDPATANAYLVLSEDLKSVRHGGIRQHLPDTPERFDQSATVLGAQIFTCGRHYWEVEVGNKTEWEVGICKDSVSRKGNLPKPPGDLFSLIGLKIGEDYSLWVSSPLKGQHVREPVHKVGVFLDYESGHIAFYNVTDESLIYSFPPASFQEALRPIFSPCLPNEGTNTGPLTICSLNSYV
- the TRIML1 gene encoding probable E3 ubiquitin-protein ligase TRIML1 isoform X1; protein product: MSFFVKMSTADLMENLREELTCFICLDYFTSPVTTECGHSFCLVCLLRSWEEHSTPLSCPECWRALESPHFQPNERLGRLAGIGKQLRSQVLQSEGGQGSSGRMLAVAKAFSDEQQGVNAFSTQCHGINRLYPSSEAEERHKEKLQEILNLLRKKKKETQVVLSHEKERVTLCKEETKACKQVVVSEYVKMRQFLKEEEQLQLQLLEKEERENMKKLRDNEIKLTQQIRSLSKMIEQIESTCQRSTLESFEDVKGTLERSEPLLLQCPEAAATELSLCRITGMREMLKKFSTDITLDPATANAYLVLSEDLKSVRHGGIRQHLPDTPERFDQSATVLGAQIFTCGRHYWEVEVGNKTEWEVGICKDSVSRKGNLPKPPGDLFSLIGLKIGEDYSLWVSSPLKGQHVREPVHKVGVFLDYESGHIAFYNVTDESLIYSFPPASFQEALRPIFSPCLPNEGTNTGPLTICSLNSYV